The following proteins are co-located in the Pseudomonas sp. DY-1 genome:
- a CDS encoding HlyC/CorC family transporter, with protein MSEDRSSNGHRSWLEKLTQAFAHEPKSRQELLELLREAHQNKLLDSEALSIVEGAIQVADLQVRDIMVPRSQMISIKANQTPKEFLPAIIDAAHSRYPVIGESLDDVMGILLAKDLLPLILLDNGQPFNIKDLLRPATFVPESKRLNVLLREFRANHNHMAVVIDEYGGVAGLVTIEDVLEQIVGDIEDEHDVEEDSYIKPLPSGDFIVKALTPVDAFNEFFETDFSEDEFDTVGGLVMGAFGHLPKRNETTEIGEFRFRVLNADSRRIHLLRLSPLSH; from the coding sequence ATGAGCGAAGATCGATCGAGCAACGGGCACAGGTCCTGGCTGGAAAAGCTGACCCAGGCCTTTGCCCATGAACCCAAAAGCCGCCAGGAACTCCTCGAGCTGCTGCGCGAGGCCCACCAGAACAAGCTGCTCGACAGCGAAGCGCTGTCGATCGTCGAAGGGGCCATCCAGGTCGCCGACCTGCAAGTACGCGACATCATGGTGCCGCGCTCGCAAATGATCAGCATCAAGGCCAACCAGACGCCGAAGGAGTTCCTCCCGGCGATCATCGACGCCGCCCACTCCCGCTACCCGGTCATCGGCGAAAGCCTCGATGACGTCATGGGCATTCTCCTGGCCAAGGACCTGCTACCGCTGATCCTCCTGGACAACGGCCAGCCGTTCAACATCAAGGATCTGCTGCGCCCGGCCACCTTCGTGCCCGAATCCAAGCGCCTCAACGTGCTGCTGCGCGAATTCCGCGCCAATCACAACCACATGGCGGTGGTCATCGACGAGTACGGTGGCGTGGCGGGCTTGGTGACGATCGAGGACGTGCTGGAGCAGATCGTCGGCGACATCGAGGACGAGCACGATGTCGAGGAAGACAGCTATATCAAGCCACTGCCCAGCGGCGACTTCATCGTCAAGGCCCTGACCCCGGTGGATGCCTTCAACGAGTTCTTCGAAACCGACTTCTCCGAGGACGAGTTCGATACCGTTGGCGGCCTGGTCATGGGCGCCTTCGGCCACTTGCCCAAGCGCAACGAAACCACCGAGATCGGTGAGTTCCGCTTCCGCGTGCTCAACGCCGACAGCCGCCGCATCCATCTGCTGCGCCTCTCTCCGCTGTCCCATTGA